A region from the Excalfactoria chinensis isolate bCotChi1 chromosome 24, bCotChi1.hap2, whole genome shotgun sequence genome encodes:
- the LOC140262178 gene encoding feather keratin Cos1-1/Cos1-3/Cos2-1-like has protein sequence MSCYTQCVPCRPCGPTPLASSCNEPCVRQCQNSTIVIEPSPVVVTLPGPILSSFPQNTVVGSSTSAAVGSILSSEGVPISSGGFDLSGFGSRYCGRRCLP, from the coding sequence ATGTCCTGCTACACCCAGTGTGTGCCTTGCCGGCCCTGTGGCCCGACccctctggccagcagctgcaatgagccctgtgtcaggcagtgccagaaCTCCACCATCGTCATTGAGCCCTCTCCtgtggtggtgaccctgcccggacccattctcagctccttcccacagaACACTGTTGTGGGATCCTCCACCTccgctgctgttggcagcatcctcagctctgagggTGTGCCCATCTCCTCTGGAGGCTTTGACTTGTCTGGCTTTGGCAGCCGCTACTGTGGCAGAAGGTGCCTGCCCTGA